TTATCGTCGAGGTGACCGATGACGGCGAGGGCATCCCCTCGAACCTGATCGGCAGAGTCTTCGAGCGCTTCTTCCGGGCCGACCACTCGCGGGCACGGGAGCGGGGCGGGACGGGGCTCGGGCTCGCGATCGTGCGCCACATCGTCCAGGCCATGGGCGGGGTCGTCGGCGCCGAGAGCACGCTCGGAGAGGGAACCACCATTCGATTCACCTTGCCGGCTTGGAGGCCGAATTACGGAGATGATGAGACGACTTAGCGGCCCGTGGCGTAACTCGCACGAGCATGGAGAGCGGCGCAGCGGCCGTGCGCGGCCTAGTCCACGGGCGGTTGGTGCAACGACCCTTTGGGCGGGGGCGGTTGTTGCCGCCGGCTGCTGGGGCCGGGACGCCGGAAGGGTGATCATCGACGGCTCCTCGACGGTGTTCCCGGTGGCCGAGGCCGCAGCCGAGGAGTATCAGCTCGCCCATCCGGGGGTGCCTGTCACCGTGGGAGTCTCGGGCACGGGAGGCGGCTTCAGGCGCTTCTGCGCCGGAGAAACCGATCTCGCCACCGCCTCGCGGGAGATCACCGAAGGCGAGAAGCACGATTGCGAGCTCGCCGGGGTGGAGTGGATCGAGCTCTCAGTCGCCTGGGACGGCCTCTCGGTGGTCGTCAATCCCTTGAACGACTTCGTCTCCTGCCTCACGACAGACGAACTCAGGAGGGTCTGGCGACCGGGATCGGCGGTTCGGCTCTGGCGAGACATCCGGCCCGAGTGGCCTGCGGAAGAGATCAGGCTATACGGTCCCGGCACCGATTCCGGCACCTTCGACTACTTCACCG
This portion of the Gemmatimonadota bacterium genome encodes:
- a CDS encoding PstS family phosphate ABC transporter substrate-binding protein, translating into MMRRLSGPWRNSHEHGERRSGRARPSPRAVGATTLWAGAVVAAGCWGRDAGRVIIDGSSTVFPVAEAAAEEYQLAHPGVPVTVGVSGTGGGFRRFCAGETDLATASREITEGEKHDCELAGVEWIELSVAWDGLSVVVNPLNDFVSCLTTDELRRVWRPGSAVRLWRDIRPEWPAEEIRLYGPGTDSGTFDYFTETINGESGASRPDFQASEDDNILVQGITGDRYSLGYLGYGYYTENSTRLRLVAVDGGNGCVEPNPETVRGGSYAPLSRPLYIYAKKAALQRPEVARFTDFLLSNGEAILDFTGYEALTTEQYAAERLKVESVLGAVPAPDGLR